The Dehalogenimonas lykanthroporepellens BL-DC-9 genome includes a window with the following:
- a CDS encoding recombination protein RecR (TIGRFAM: recombination protein RecR~PFAM: TOPRIM domain protein; Zinc finger C4-type, RecR~KEGG: dev:DhcVS_522 recombination protein~SMART: Toprim sub domain protein): MKEAPKSTAAAVNRLTEVLGRLPGIGPKSAQRLSYHILKASAEQVRELADALVCVKQQTRLCRTCWNIADGDTCSICASPERDTSRICVVEQPQDMLTLEHTGIYKGGYHVLHGAISPSEGVGTADIRLAELMSRLESGMVTEVIVATNANVEGETTAMYLQRLIAPLGIRVTRLARGLPFGGEIEYADDVTLSRALENRQEF, encoded by the coding sequence ATGAAAGAGGCTCCCAAGTCCACCGCCGCGGCAGTCAATCGTCTGACCGAAGTGTTGGGGCGTCTGCCGGGCATCGGCCCCAAGAGCGCCCAGCGCCTGTCGTACCATATCCTGAAGGCCTCGGCTGAACAGGTGAGAGAACTGGCCGACGCCCTGGTCTGTGTTAAACAGCAGACCCGGCTGTGCCGTACCTGTTGGAACATCGCCGATGGTGATACCTGTTCCATCTGCGCCTCGCCGGAACGTGACACCAGCCGCATCTGCGTGGTGGAACAGCCTCAGGATATGCTGACGCTGGAACACACCGGCATTTACAAAGGCGGCTACCATGTGCTTCACGGGGCTATCTCGCCTTCGGAAGGGGTCGGCACCGCCGATATCCGGCTGGCGGAACTGATGAGCCGCCTGGAAAGCGGCATGGTGACCGAAGTCATCGTGGCCACCAACGCCAATGTCGAAGGCGAAACTACAGCCATGTACCTCCAGCGGTTAATTGCCCCGCTGGGCATCCGGGTGACCCGGCTGGCCCGCGGACTGCCGTTCGGGGGTGAAATAGAATACGCCGATGACGTCACCCTGTCCCGGGCGCTGGAGAACCGTCAGGAGTTTTAA
- a CDS encoding magnesium and cobalt transport protein CorA (KEGG: geo:Geob_2512 magnesium and cobalt transport protein CorA~TIGRFAM: magnesium and cobalt transport protein CorA~PFAM: Mg2 transporter protein CorA family protein): protein MNKEVLSQSHKAGLPPGTIVHVGRRRAAVTRLSFIGYGPDRFEERELSGVDECLKLPVDTGVSWINVDGLHDPAIIEQIGRRFNLHPLVQEDIANTGQRPKVEETGEHLFIVLKMLYHDQAEDETVSEQVSLVLGPNYVISFQEGAGDAFGKVRERLRQAKGQLRRQGADTLAYALIDAIVDNYFVVLDRFTDIIEDLEENLLESPTTAMLVTIKSLKRDLLYIRRNVAPMRDVAASLRRGDSALVAPETRPYFQDVYDHLVQVTDSVDASRELVSDLLDIYLSSVSNRLNEVMKVLTIFASIFIPLTFIAGIYGMNFENMPELGWPAGYFIVLGFMATVAVALLFFFRRRNWL, encoded by the coding sequence ATGAACAAGGAAGTCCTCAGCCAGTCGCACAAAGCCGGTCTGCCGCCGGGCACTATCGTCCACGTCGGCCGGCGCCGCGCCGCCGTCACCCGGCTGAGCTTCATCGGCTACGGGCCTGACCGCTTCGAGGAGCGGGAACTATCCGGGGTGGATGAGTGTCTGAAACTACCAGTGGACACCGGTGTCAGCTGGATCAACGTGGACGGCCTGCACGATCCGGCGATCATCGAACAAATCGGCCGCCGTTTCAACCTCCACCCCCTGGTCCAGGAGGATATCGCCAACACCGGCCAGCGACCCAAGGTCGAAGAAACCGGGGAGCACCTGTTTATCGTTCTCAAGATGCTCTACCATGACCAGGCGGAAGACGAAACGGTATCCGAACAGGTCAGTCTGGTGCTGGGCCCGAATTATGTAATCTCTTTTCAGGAAGGTGCCGGCGACGCATTCGGCAAGGTCCGGGAACGCCTGCGCCAGGCCAAGGGGCAACTGCGTCGCCAGGGTGCCGACACGCTGGCTTACGCCCTCATCGACGCCATCGTGGACAACTACTTTGTCGTGCTGGACCGATTCACTGATATCATCGAAGACCTGGAAGAAAATCTGCTGGAGTCACCCACTACCGCCATGCTGGTCACCATCAAGAGCCTGAAGCGGGACCTGCTGTATATCCGGCGTAATGTAGCCCCCATGCGCGATGTCGCGGCTTCCCTGCGCCGGGGTGATTCGGCGCTGGTAGCGCCGGAAACCCGGCCGTACTTCCAGGACGTTTACGACCACCTCGTTCAGGTCACCGACAGCGTAGACGCTTCCCGTGAACTGGTCTCCGACCTGCTGGACATCTACCTGTCCTCCGTTTCCAACCGGCTTAATGAGGTCATGAAGGTGCTGACCATCTTCGCCAGTATCTTCATCCCGCTGACCTTCATCGCCGGCATCTACGGGATGAATTTCGAGAACATGCCGGAACTGGGCTGGCCGGCTGGCTATTTCATCGTGCTGGGCTTCATGGCCACGGTCGCCGTCGCCCTGCTGTTCTTCTTCCGTCGCAGGAACTGGCTCTGA
- a CDS encoding conserved hypothetical protein (PFAM: conserved hypothetical protein~KEGG: dev:DhcVS_523 hypothetical protein), with protein MDFSQVKKAMELKSQLSKIQKELDKIVMEGEKGPVKVTVNGQQKLLSITIDQEAMKPEKTRQLEDNIIKAVNDATEKAKKAASKEMSGMMGGMGMPGLG; from the coding sequence ATGGACTTCTCACAGGTAAAAAAAGCCATGGAACTCAAATCACAGCTTTCCAAGATTCAGAAGGAACTGGACAAGATCGTAATGGAAGGGGAGAAAGGCCCGGTTAAAGTAACCGTCAACGGCCAGCAGAAACTCCTGTCCATTACCATCGACCAGGAGGCCATGAAACCGGAAAAAACGCGTCAGCTTGAGGATAACATCATCAAGGCTGTTAATGACGCTACCGAAAAAGCCAAGAAAGCCGCCAGCAAGGAAATGTCCGGCATGATGGGCGGCATGGGAATGCCCGGACTGGGCTAA
- a CDS encoding hypothetical protein (KEGG: det:DET0581 hypothetical protein), giving the protein MTDCAAVVTELKATANPDNFAGMARFGINPAGTLGVSIPVLRGVARRDGIAARWIAADTLRELTSEPVLARLTARNHQA; this is encoded by the coding sequence ATGACTGATTGCGCCGCCGTTGTCACCGAACTCAAGGCCACAGCCAATCCGGACAACTTTGCCGGCATGGCCCGTTTCGGTATCAATCCAGCCGGCACCCTGGGTGTGTCGATTCCGGTACTCCGGGGCGTCGCCCGGCGTGACGGCATAGCCGCCCGCTGGATAGCCGCCGATACCTTGCGGGAACTGACCTCGGAACCGGTTCTGGCCCGCTTGACCGCCAGGAATCATCAGGCATGA
- a CDS encoding 5,10-methylenetetrahydrofolate reductase (TIGRFAM: 5,10-methylenetetrahydrofolate reductase~KEGG: lbf:LBF_3162 5,10-methylenetetrahydrofolate reductase~PFAM: methylenetetrahydrofolate reductase): MNVRDIYGQGKIVFSFELFPPRSEEASERLFATIKDLIPLEPACVSVTYGAGGSTRELTHDLVVRIRQETGLTVISHLTCVGSSRDEIYRILERYQRSGIENIMALRGDPPKGQADFTPAPDGFAHAAELVEFIREHFPDMGIGVAGYPEGHPQTPNRLTEIEYLKAKVDAGADYICTQLFFDNRDFYDFRERCGLVGIRVPIVAGIAPVTSERQLRKMAEVAACTRFPAALLRAVSRAGDDEGVREVGVHWATEQVRDLLDHGVAGIHFYTLNTSGATLQIYKALGISSSRQLG, from the coding sequence ATGAATGTCAGGGATATCTACGGCCAGGGTAAGATTGTCTTCAGCTTCGAGCTGTTTCCGCCGCGCTCGGAAGAAGCATCCGAACGGCTTTTCGCCACTATCAAGGACCTCATACCGCTGGAACCGGCCTGTGTGTCAGTAACTTACGGGGCCGGCGGCTCTACGCGTGAACTGACTCATGACCTGGTAGTGCGCATTCGCCAGGAAACCGGGCTGACCGTTATCTCTCATCTGACCTGCGTCGGTTCCTCCAGAGACGAGATTTACCGCATTCTGGAACGCTATCAGCGGAGCGGCATTGAAAACATAATGGCCTTGCGCGGCGATCCGCCGAAAGGGCAGGCCGACTTTACTCCGGCGCCTGACGGGTTCGCTCACGCCGCTGAACTGGTGGAGTTTATCCGGGAGCATTTTCCCGATATGGGTATCGGTGTGGCCGGTTATCCCGAGGGCCATCCGCAGACACCCAACCGGTTGACCGAGATAGAGTATCTCAAGGCCAAGGTGGATGCCGGCGCCGATTATATCTGTACTCAACTGTTCTTTGATAACCGCGACTTCTACGATTTCCGGGAGCGTTGCGGGCTGGTCGGAATCAGGGTGCCCATCGTTGCCGGCATTGCCCCGGTGACCTCTGAAAGGCAGTTACGCAAGATGGCCGAAGTGGCCGCCTGCACCCGGTTTCCGGCGGCGCTGTTACGCGCTGTAAGCCGTGCCGGGGATGACGAGGGGGTCCGTGAAGTGGGTGTACACTGGGCGACCGAACAGGTGCGAGACCTCCTGGATCACGGCGTGGCCGGCATCCATTTCTATACTCTGAACACCTCCGGCGCCACTCTGCAGATATACAAGGCGCTGGGAATCAGCAGTTCCCGTCAGTTGGGTTAA
- a CDS encoding DNA repair protein RecO (KEGG: deg:DehalGT_0516 DNA repair protein RecO~TIGRFAM: DNA repair protein RecO~PFAM: Recombination protein O RecO) — translation MSGPRELKTPAIVIRRARLKEADRIITFFTRELGRVSALARGVRKPSSRLAGHLEPLNHTDLTLAMGKALPTIIGSQTLNPHLCLRSSLERTSYALYFAELVARFTPEEEANRRVFDLLAEALDAACDADNLELLARYFEVNLLAALGYQPRLGACLDCGKALKTETNYFANSLGGVLCPQCASRAPVAPVSVNALKVLRFLDDHSLEQSARLILDDGLNREIRQLLGAYLRFLLEKDIRSGSWLHHLEIMRPPGTVNPTDGNC, via the coding sequence ATGAGCGGCCCGCGGGAACTCAAGACACCGGCCATCGTCATCCGCCGGGCTCGGCTGAAGGAGGCCGACCGGATCATTACCTTTTTTACCCGGGAACTCGGCCGGGTGTCGGCACTGGCCCGCGGGGTGCGCAAGCCTTCCAGCAGACTGGCCGGTCACCTGGAGCCGCTCAATCATACCGACCTGACACTGGCCATGGGTAAGGCTCTGCCGACCATTATCGGTTCTCAGACGCTCAACCCTCATCTGTGTCTCAGATCCTCTCTGGAAAGGACTTCCTACGCGCTGTATTTTGCTGAACTGGTAGCCCGGTTCACCCCGGAAGAAGAAGCCAACCGACGAGTTTTCGACCTGCTGGCCGAGGCTCTGGATGCCGCCTGCGACGCCGACAACCTGGAACTGCTGGCCCGCTACTTTGAAGTCAATCTGCTGGCGGCGCTGGGCTATCAGCCTCGTCTGGGCGCCTGCCTGGACTGCGGCAAAGCCTTGAAGACGGAGACCAACTACTTCGCCAACAGCCTGGGCGGTGTCCTCTGTCCGCAATGCGCCTCCCGGGCGCCGGTAGCGCCGGTATCGGTTAACGCCCTCAAGGTGTTGCGTTTCCTGGATGACCACTCCCTGGAGCAATCGGCGCGGCTGATACTTGACGACGGGCTCAACCGGGAAATCCGGCAACTGCTGGGGGCATACCTGCGTTTCCTGCTGGAAAAAGACATCAGGAGCGGATCATGGTTGCACCACCTGGAAATCATGCGCCCTCCCGGGACGGTTAACCCAACTGACGGGAACTGCTGA
- a CDS encoding export-related chaperone CsaA (KEGG: aac:Aaci_1632 export-related chaperone CsaA~TIGRFAM: export-related chaperone CsaA~PFAM: t-RNA-binding domain protein) — protein MINYDDFARIEIRAGRVIRAEDFPSARQPAIKLWLDFGEFGIRQSSAQLTRRYRPQELVGRTLLAVTNLPPRRVAGFQSEVLTLGVIPAPDDVVLIAPDAEVPPGARLL, from the coding sequence ATGATAAATTATGATGATTTTGCCCGCATTGAGATACGAGCCGGACGGGTAATCCGGGCCGAAGATTTCCCCTCGGCCCGACAGCCGGCCATCAAGCTGTGGCTGGACTTCGGTGAATTCGGTATCCGCCAGTCCAGCGCTCAGCTCACCCGCCGTTACCGGCCACAGGAGCTTGTGGGACGCACCCTGCTGGCGGTAACCAATCTGCCGCCCCGTCGTGTCGCTGGCTTCCAGTCGGAGGTGTTGACACTGGGTGTCATCCCGGCACCGGATGACGTCGTGCTCATCGCCCCGGATGCTGAGGTCCCCCCGGGAGCCAGGCTTTTATGA